The nucleotide window CCCATGACTAACAACTCCTAAGTTCATGGGATTTCCCTAAAGACTTGGtaaacaaaacaaactcctAGTAGACTAGGACTTTTACTTATTCAAAGCtaattcaaaatagaaaacactTAACAATTGCCCCCTTAAACTGATAGTTGGAAAAAAAACAGTTTAACTAAGAAACTCCAGCAAGTCAATCCACGTGCATCAGTAATATCACCAGCAACTTCTTTCCTAGAACACATACCAAGTAGTCCTCGCAGCCTCATAAATGTAGCAACCTTGAGAGGCTTTGTTAGGATATCAGCAATCTGATCTTCACTTTTACAATGAACCAACTCAATGATGCTATCCTTTGTCAAATCACGAAGGAAATGGTACCTTACATCAATGTGTTTGCTCCTGCCATGTAACACTGGATTCTTTGACAACTTGATGGTAGAACTATTGTCACAATAAACTGCAGTAGCTTCCACTTGAGGAAAATTTAATTCTCCAAGCATTCTCCTTAACCATACTGCTTGACAAGCACATGATGCTCTGACAATGAACTCGGCTTCAATTGTTGACAAAGAGACAACTTGCTGCTTCTTTGATGACCAAGAAATAGCCCCACTATCCATCATAAACACATAACCAGAAGTACTCCTTCTATCATTTACATCCCCAGCATAATCACTATCAGTAAACCCAACAAGTTCTAAAATTTCTCCCTTCTTATAAAAGATACCAAAATCAATTGTACCTTTCAAGTAGCGTAACACCTTTTTCGCAGCAAGGATGTGTTGCTCAGTTGGATGCTCCATAAACCTGCTAATAAGGCTTACAGCAAACATTATATCAGGCCTTGTGGCTGTGAGGTACATCAGACTACCAACAATTTGTTTGAAGAACGTGCTGTCAACCTTCTTGCTTTTAGGATCGTTAGCCAACTTCGATCCTAGTTCAGGATTTTTAACCAACTTCAATCCTGGTTCTGCTGGGATTGCAACAGAATTgcagttcttcatctcaaacttctcCAACACCTCCAGTGCGTACTTCTTTTGTGTAATGAAGATTCCAGCTGCTGATTGTACTACCTCGATGCCAAGGAAGTAATGTATCATTCCCAGGTCCGTTATATCAAACTCCTCCATCATAGACTTCTTGAAATCATGAAACATAAGCTCATCATTTCCGGTGTAGATTAGATCATCTACATACAAGCAAACAATCAAGTACTTCCCTGCAGCTCCACATTTGATGTACAAAGTATGCTCATAAGGACACTTTTTGAACCCAGCTCCAGCAGAGTAGGCATCTATACGGCTATACCAAGCTCTAGGTGCTTGTTTAAGCCCATAAAGAGCCTTTTTCAACTTGTAGACTTTCTTCTCACTACCTTTTTGCACATAACCAGTGGGTTGATCAACATACACCTGCTCTTGCAACTCTCCATGCAAAAACGCAGATTTAACATCCAACTGAAAGATAGGCCAAGCATTTTGTGCTGCAACCGAGATCACCAACCTGATTGTGTCAAGCCTCACCACTGGAGCGAAAACTTCCCTATAATCAACACCATACTCTTGCTTGTATCCCTTTGCTACCAACCGAGCTTTGTGCTTCTCTACTTCTCTTTTTTCATTCAACTTGGTCTTGAAGACCCATTTCACTCCTATAGTCTTCTGCCCCTTTGGAAGATCAGTAAGCTCCCAAGTGTCATTTTTCTCTATTGCTCTTATCTCTGCATCCATAGCATTCtgccatttcttttctttgaccgCATCCTCAAAAGTTAAAGGATCACAGTTTACAAATAAAATCAAATGAGCAAGTTGATCATCATCAGAAAATTCATCTCCACTTACATAATCAATCATCCATGCAGGTCTCTTCCTGTTTGGTCTTTGAGATTCTGAGCTTGGAGCTGCTGCTTGAGCTTCATGTATTGGCTGCTCATTTGTCATGTCTTCGGTAGGAGAGATTTGCAGCTGCACTCCTAATGTAGGAGGGATTTGTTGCTGCACTCCTAATTGTTCTTCATCAAAGCTCACAAGTATTTGCTTTCGTTGGGTGCTCTTGTCTGCCCAATTCCATGTGCTCTCCTCATCAAAAACAACATCTCGACTGATCACAATCTTGTTAGTGATGGGATTATACAATTTGTAGGCTTTGGACTGCTCACTCACTCCAAGAAATATGCATTTTTCACCCTTGTCATcaagcttctttcttttttgatcTGGAATGTGAGCATAAGCAATGCAATGAAATATTTTGAAGTGATCAACAGTAGGTTTACCTCCATTCCAAGCCTCTTGTGGAGTCATATTTTGAACAGCAAATGTAGGGCTTCTGTTCAATATATGAATGCTCCAATTTACTGCTTCTGGCCAAAAAGACTTCCCAATTCCTCCTCTTGCAAGCATACGTCGTACCATATTTACAATAGCATGAATGAGCACTCTTGATTCGCAAATGGCATGAATGAGCACTCTTGATTCGCAGCGGAAATAGTCTGTTTGGCGTCATCTTTACATGAGCAATTAGACCTCTTTGAGGATCATAAACTTCACAAGCACCTTCCCTGATTGTAGACACATATCCCTTCTCTTGAAGCTGACCAATACTCAACAGGTTACTCTTCAAATCAGGAACGTAGAACACATTGGAGATTGTTTCAATATGATCAGCTTTAGTTCTAATTCGAATATCACCCTTGCCCATAACATTTACAGTAGAATTATCACCAAACCTTACAACATTGCGAAATGCTTCATCCAAAACAGAGAAAGATGACTTACTACCGCACATGTGATTGCTACACCCGAAGTCTAAGTACCATGTGTTTGCTTCAGACTCCTCCTTCACATGCAATGCCATCAGAAGtgtctcttcttcctcttcctttttctctGCAAAATTGGACTGCTCCCCATTCTTTTGCTTGTCTTTGTGAAGCTTCACATAACACTCTGAACGAAAGTGACCAAGCCCATGACATCTGAAGCATTCAACCTTGGACTTATCAAAATGCCCCCTGCCTCTACCTTGAGAATTTGAGGACTGATGATCGTAGGAGTGAAGATCATGTCTGGTCCTATCGTAGGATTGAAGATCATGTCGGGTCCTACTGCCATTGTCATCTCGAAAGCCTCTGCCTTTACCTCTCCAAGTCCCACGACCTCTTCCTCTTGTTGGAAAACCACCATTTGTTGCTACTTTCAAGGCTGCTTGCTCCTCTCCATTATTTCGATTGAGTTTTTGCTCATGTACGATCAACGAACTCTGCAGCTCATCCACTGATAACTTATCAATGTCTTTGGATTCTTCAATGGAGCAAACTATGTAGTTGTACTTGTCAGTCAAGGAGCGAAGTATCTTCTCCACCACAGTAACATCTTGCATCTGTTCGTTCGCATCCTATTTGCCACTGACATAACTCTTGAGAAATAATCTGAAACAGACTCACCAACCTTCATCTCAAGGGTCACAAACTCTCGACGTAGTGCTTGGAGTTGAGAGCGTTTCACTCTTGCTTTGCCTTCATACTTCTTTTTCAGCGAGTCCCATATCTGCTTCGCTGTGTCCTTTTGGAGAATGGTCTCCAAAATTGCGCGGTCAATTGCCTGAAAGAGGTAATTCTTTACCTTGAGATCTTTCAGCTTCAACTCATCCAATGTCCTTCTCTGTGCAACCATCATCCCCTCTCCAGTGGCAGGATCAGTAAAACCTGTCTCAATGAGGCTCCAATACTCCTTAGACCTCAGGAAGTTCTCCATTAGCATGCTCCAATGGTCATAGTGACCATCAAAGCGTGGTATTGAAGGTTGCACGTAATTGTTCTCTGTTGCCATAACCCTTGCTGCTGCAAGACACAAAGCTGCTGCTTTTCACCTCAGGTCCAgtgggggctctgataccagattgtTAGAATAAGAGAACGTTATGAAATAGAGAAGGATTATTGGAACTGAATTGCATTTACATTGATTGAGAGAGGCTCTGTATAAATAGAGCGTACAAAACAAACTAAGCAAAAAATCTGGAACAACTACCCATGACTAAACTAACAACTCCTAAGTTCATGGGATTTCCCTAAAGACTTGGtaaacaaaacaaactcctAGTAGACTAGGACTTTTACTTATTCAAAGCTAATTCAAAACAGAAAACACTTAACAATTGTTGTCTCTAGATTCCAAATCTATCGATTCTTTCACTGGGTTGCCTGATTTGGAATTGATATTCTCTgcacttcaattttttttaatttttattttatttttttatatacacATTACACAGGATCCTTGTGTTTGTTCGATTTACTGGTTATCTCCATAAACGCTTCTCCACAACCAGTCACAGAAGAAAAGTAGAATCATTTTCGCTAACAAGTATCGGCCAATAGAGGATGAGTGATTGTATTCCCGAGCTCATTGCTTCATTGACATCTAGCTGTAAATTATTTGCCTTTTCCTCGTGCTGCAGGTCAGGCTTTACCCAGAGGACATATAATATAGTATATATACACGATGCCAACTTACTGTGGTTCAAGTTGAGAATTGAGAGTATCAGCCTTCCGAAGTAATTCTTGAAATAAGGATGTACTATAGAACTTCATATCCGACAACTCAATGTCACACTAAAATCGAGGGGTGaagttattttcagttttcaccCTACTAAATGTTTTCTTCACCACGAAACTAAAATTTGACACTACAGTTCCAAGTGTACTCTCAGTTACAATTATTCAGAGCATAACAGAGAGCATGTGTCTCGGAAAATGGGGGCATAAAACAAATCTGCAACACTTTCCCATCTGAGATGGTCAGTCATCACAAATTTCGAGTGCTAAAGTACAAACCAACTTTCAGTTTTCAGACCAAGTCTGGTACTTCAATTATTTTTTGTGTCAATGTCTCAATATTGGGTTCCAAACATCCCACCGTTGGTCTGAGCCTCCCCACATCAGATTTTGCAGCAGCTACTTCGGACTTCAACAAAGAAATACCTTCAACTTGTTGGCAGCAAACCTTTCTCTGAGTGTTCTTCTCTTACTTCCCCCACCATTGTCATCACTTGATGCCTTATGTGATGCCATCACCTGCATGCATATATGTCCAAATGTAACTGAACAAGCGAGCCTGAACTCAAAATATCACTACTACACCGTATAATTATAAAACTTGAATACCAGAAATACTGAGCTGTTGCACacaaagtttccaaaattttTGAAGAACCGATGCATCTGGAGAATATCAAATGTGCGTTGCAACAATATCAAAAGCAGATTAAGGAGTTTGCTTGAAAAATACCCCAAGACATTTCCCTAGTTGGACTTCAACTTCTGTACCAAATGAAATATTACTGGCCAGGGATTTGAGAGAATCCACAGTAGTATCAACAAAGAGCAAGCTAGGGATCGCTGGTGTATACACTAGCCTCCACCTTGCCTGACCAAACTCTCTGTTCCCTTCTATCTTCGGCATTAGTTTTTCAAGTGTGTTGTAGTTGCAAGCTTTTGAAATGCAAGTCACCCATCACCTTCCAAGATGGACTCTGCCAATTGACTTTCAAAGACTCTAGCAGCCTGTGTATAATGAACACATGGATCAGATTAAATTGTCTATTCCAGGTTATTAAAACTTTAACTAACTTCTGCAACTCCAAGTTATTAACTAACGCAGATCTTCAGGAGAAACAAAAGATTCTGAAACTGATAGAAATGAATGAAAAAAGATAGCTTGTGTTTGAACAAGTCCAGTCATTCCAGCAACATAGTTTACATGCAGCTTTCTCTGCCTATCTTATATAGTTATATCCAATTACATAGTGCAAATCAAATATTGGACTCATCATTTCATGCATTACAGAAGGAACTGAAAAATGAATTACCAACATGAAAAGATATTACCTCAGTAGGTTAGAGGGCGTCCTTTCCACAGAACAGGTAAGAGGTCACAACCAATTTTTCCTGCCAGTTGCTGGCTCGATTTTAAATCCTGAATTGCCACTAAGATCCCACTAAAACTAGATCTAGCATTGGATCTCCTTGTTTAGACCCCACTCATTCCAGCAACATAATTTACCCCTAAACTGGAATCCGAACTTATTCGAAACCCATACTATCTAAGCCAAAATTGGCCTGAAAATTAAAAAGCTGAAGAATCAAACAACAATTACTCAAACCAAGTCTTTAAGAACCttgaaaccacagaacaatgcATCTTTTCTTTACTAACTGCCCGcaaaaatctgcaacaacccaCTAAATCTTCTGGCAAAACTGACCTCCAACGTTACCTGTAGATATAATAGAACAAACTAAATTCCAGAATTCCTCCACAAACCCAGTTCTGAATCCTTGAAAAACCTCTAGAACAACTCCATTAAAGTACACCCACCtcccaaaagaaaccaaaatctgaaaccaAAACCCCACTAACTAGTCCAGCCTTAACCCATACTATCTAAAACTTATTCGAAACCACACCAAAACCCCACTAACTAGTCCAGCCAAAAAAACCTTCGAAACCCATACTATCTAAAACTTATTCGAAACCACACTATCAACAGCTTCTAATTGACACTAGGTTCCTTCATAGTGGATTGCTCACTTGATTTCTTCTCAAGATTCCATTCACAAACGTTTCCAATAGGCATAGTGAGTTTGATTGATTACAATTATAGTCCAAGTTGTTGGAGCTCCGCCAGATAAAGATCCTATTAAGATAGAATTCTTATATAATTGGGATGAGAATAAGTATCCGTACTTTTAGATCTAAGTCATCTAACTGAGGAAATAGAGTAGTTCATTTTCACTTTGATACAAGTTTCTAAATCATACAAGAACTAAGACCATTGAACTGAGATTTCACATTGGCTAAAGCTCCATGACACTTTCTCAATAACATAACTGTCAGTGAGTTCTAGCAGTTCAACATACTAGAGTTACGGGAATTATGCAAGCAACACTCGAGACAAACTCCTAATTATATCATTACAGTTGGCTTGTACTTAATTTCCCAAAACATAAGAGCACCAGTAGGATATCAAAGGTTACAACCAAAGCAACAAAAATCGACAGTAACATACTATGCTATTATTAACAAAGCGGCTGGACATGCAGCTCGAAATCAGACAAATTCAACTCATGGCTTATAGGCCTCCGAATCCATAAACAGACAAGGTTGGATTTGGAATATGTGATTCTATTTACTGCCTTGTCCAGAATCCAAATCATCTGCCAGTACCATCCTACGTTGCTAGGTCCACACAGTATGGCTAGGGTATTCTAATTTTACCATTGGAGGCTCTGTAAGAATAGCCAAATACAATTGTTTGAAATATATTAACAATTTATTTCTGCATGGTGGATGACTAAAGTGGAGTGAACAAAGTTAATATAGAGAAACTAAAGTAAGTGAAAGAAAGTAACATGAGATTTCtgtgaaaaggaagaagaaagtaaCATGAGATTTCTGTGTGAAGGAAGAATCATGTTCATGCACATGTCAACTGTTGTCTCTCTTATACGCACAATTAACAACATGGTGAAGATCCGCAAGCCTATATACACTAGACAAATCAGGAGTAGTGTGATACGATCGGTTCAAACCCATTCAGACGTTTAATTCAGAATGCTCATCTACTCAGGTTGATGAATCAAAAATCATTGATGAATCACAAAACCCATTCAGCAATTACAAAAATATATTCTGCTTGATGAATCACACAACTAATTCGAAACAACACTATATGAACACCTTGTAATTGAGAGAGTAAATAAAGACCAATACGCCGCAGCCAATTGATTGACTTAATCGAAACCCCAATATATCAACACCTTCTAATTTAGGATTCGAGAGGTGAATTAAATTGGAGGGGATGAATCAAATTTGGGGAGAAGGATAACAATGAGAGCATGTTACCTGTGTAACGAAATACAAATCAACGCAGCTATAAACTTTATGGGTGTCTTCATCTTCCCAAGATTACTGCAACGGACAAGGAAACAGTCATAATCACCAAATGACAACACTTGCTTCTAATCAAATAAACCCACAAGTAAGTTGGCCACAGACAAGACAATGTACTGGAACAGGTATTATCTCCACTCCAGTTCGCCACTTTACATCTCTGTCCAAACTACATATAAAGTTCAGAAGTCAGTTTTTCTTAGGTCAGGTACCTACGGAAACTCTTCAGAAATGTGAATCAGTAACGGTTATTACCCAGGGTAATATGGTGCCGGAACAATAAATGCGGTTCCACTGTCTGCTAGGCAGAAGCTTAGAATCTCAATTGCAGGGGTTGCACCAGCTGTCAATACAATTTGTGAGGGGTTGTAGGTAACTGAATTTCCAACGGCTTTAGACATGAATCCTGCCACAGCCTGCATATCTAGAAAACTTAGAGAGCGCACAAAAAACCAATACAGTACCCTTTATATTAAAATGAAATGTAAGTACAAGAAATAAAAAGTAATGCATgtaaacacaaaactcaaactACACATTGCCTAAAACATTAACATCTGTGCAGAGCCAATATTTCCTGAGATAGAATACTGGTATTATGTAAATGGAACTGTTATCAAGTAAATGGACTCAGACTCGAGCAATCACTGCTAGTTGTAAGAAAACAATACCATTATCTCTAGTaaatgacaaaaataatccGCAATGAACTTCAAGAGTAATTATATTCCATTCACTTGGAAGCATTAAACCAATCAAAGCAGCAGCTTAATATCAATCTTGTCAGAAACTTTTCCATTTCGATAGAGCCCAAATTAATGAATTCcatctaaaattagacaaatctTGACAGTTAGGTCCATTATGCACCAAAAGCTCAACGCTTTAAGTCATAGAAAATCAAGTATTCAGAAGATACTTTGCCATTATAGCCAAAGTTGGTTAATTCCATCTAAAGTAGGTCCTGATTCTGAAAGGTAGGTACGCATTCCACCAAAATCAAGTCTTAACAGAATCACAAAGACAAAATTCGAAGCATATGGCCATATGCCCCAGAAGTACAAAGTTCAAAAGCTAATCAGATTTCCATATCAAACAAAAGGGACTATACTTTTTACGAACAATTCGAATGAACAATCATGAACACACAAGAAATGATTCGAGAGTATAAAAGAAGTACCAGTTTCAGCTCCATTAAACCATCAGAAGGCTGGTAACAAGCAATCCCACTAATCCCAAGCTCACCCGCACCGCTCATGCCTTAGGGTTTTATCCTGCGAATTTGGGTTACCTAACCCCAACCCCAGTCAAGTTAACAGTACCTGGTTACCTAACCCCAACCCCAACTCCAGTCAAGTTAATAATTACCTCCCAGGCTCCCACACTCCAGTCTCCACACACTCACCACAATGGGGTACAGGAAAATCATCATTCTCCTTTTCGTTGGGGTTTGTTCCCTCCTGAACACCCCATTTTGATCCCCTGTAagtttatttattatttgtttaAGCTCATGACGTGCTATGTTTATTAATGTATTACAATCTCTgagtttttttttggtgaacaaTCTCTGAGCTTTAAATGCTGAGAAGTAAGAATAAACTATTGTTTGTATATATGCACAGATCTACAGTATCTGCGGCAGTCCAGTCTGGCTGGGTCTCGCAGATATAGACCACCGGAGATTTTCTTTTGCGTTGCTTTCTATGATGTCGTGGGCATATTATGAGTCTCTCAAGGACCAGATGATAGTGTTGACCCTGAAAATGGCAGGGGTGGCCCTCGAGGTCACCTGCATTGGAGTAAGGCCGCCTTGGCTGGCCTAGTCCAGAATTTGTGGTCCCAACAGCAGACCCAAATGTGGAGAAAATGAGCTGCTAGAAGAAGGAAGGGGGGCATGTGGCAACTTTCTATTGGTTTAAATGAAACCAATTTGATTCCCAACGGTCATAATTGATCAATgactatcaattaagcaattaTCACCATAATTGCAAATCAATGACTGCTATTATCTAGCCGTTATTTATGCAACGGctagttggtttttttttttttttttaacaaaacaataaaatttgaaagcatcattttctctataaatacaaCCACAATTTCTCTATAATTTCACACCTTTAGTTTTCCTTCTACAATTCACTTCAACAAACTTCTTCCATCTTTCTATTCTCTTTCTAGTGAAAAGCATGTCCATCAAATGAGCTAATTGGACAAGAAAGGAAGATGAAGCTCTTTGCATTGTGTTCATCCAAGTATCCGAAAACTCCGACAAAGGTACGAGCCAAaaagttacttggtcagtgacatggtcagttacgtgaccagttacagttacttggtcaatgacctggtcagttacgtgaccagttacatgaccagttacagttacttggtcaatgacctggtcagttacgtgaccagttacatgaccagttacagttacttggtcagtgacatggtcagttacattaCTTACATGGTAAAAtgataaatttgaaaaatataatttaaaactataaaatacttgaaatggctaaaatttagccctttCCTTACTGGAGATGGTTCACTATttcaagaataaaaaataatatttctgaggctaaattatagccctggCCCCAATATAGCCATTTCCTACTGGAGATGGCCTAATCATTGTTGTTGGTCCCCCAGATCTTAGGGTTCCTGAGACAAATTTAATTCATTTTATTGTtgcattaattttttgttttgtttttttcctttgggTTGGAGTTGCATTAATACAGTAATCCTGACACTAGTTCTTTTTGATTTTATAATGTACACAGGCTGTGACATTGCCATGGTTCTGTGGCCTGGATTTGGGCATCCCTCTTGCCATTCTCCTGATTGCTCGTAGGGTTGTGGACCTTGATGATCGCACAAGCACCTTTGGCAGCGTGGCTGCACTGTTGAATGTTGCATCATTCTACTGGCCCATTGTCGAGTTGGTAAGCTTACATATGACAAATATTATATGAATTAATGTCTTGTTATGGTTATTAAACCTATTGAATTCTCCAGAAAACTATGATAGTTAATCCTGTGTTGGACTTGGATAATATATTGCTTTGGAACGGATTCATCTGTTGTTTTAATGGAGGGGCATGGGCTTTGTATGGTTGGTATGTGGAGGACCTCTATATTTTGGTGAGTTTATCTTGTCATTGGGTTTTGTTACTGTGTAAAAGAGACTTGTTATACTCTGATTACTCTCTAATAAACTATTTTTTTCCTGAACAATCAAGGTACCAAACTGCTTGGGAATGATACTAGGCTGTTTTGAAGTGCTCACTTTCTGCATTCAGAGGCACAGGCTGCAGCAACCGGCAACATTATTGGCTGAGCCCCTTTTGCCTGGTTGGGAAGCTGTCACTGGAGAGGGACCACCAGACTCTTAGAGAGTTAAGAGTCTTGGGATTTCACAAAACACTTTCAATTTTCACTCTTCAGTACTCCTCATATATGAGAGTTAAGAGTCTTGGGATTTCACAAAACACTTTCAATTTTCACTTTTCAAGTACTCCTGGATATAATTGCTGGATTGTTTAATTGTTGGATGTAATTACAACTTGACTACCACTTTTTAAAATAATTCGTTCTATCAAGATTCAAGAGATTGTGTAgtgtttttttcccttttaatccaaaaaaaaaaaatttgcgtttttttttttttttccgaactGAGGACTGGGGTTCTCTATTTGTCTTTCTCTTCCAGcgtccttcttccttcttcctccttGGTTCATAGTTGAAATTAAAACTTGGAATGAACCGGTGAAGAATTAAAACTCTTATCGTTCATGTTCAAACTCATGGGTCTTCCGAAAGGAATTTACAAGACCTACTATTTCCTAGATGGCGACTAACAAACCAGATGTTCAAGCTTCAACTTACGAACgctcttcctccttcttctccttttctccTCTTCACTTTGTTCCCTGTGGCGCCTCTTCAATCTTGGTCAATATTGCACATAATCATCC belongs to Rosa chinensis cultivar Old Blush chromosome 4, RchiOBHm-V2, whole genome shotgun sequence and includes:
- the LOC112199445 gene encoding bidirectional sugar transporter SWEET16; amino-acid sequence: MKLFALCSSKYPKTPTKAVTLPWFCGLDLGIPLAILLIARRVVDLDDRTSTFGSVAALLNVASFYWPIVELKTMIVNPVLDLDNILLWNGFICCFNGGAWALYGWYVEDLYILVPNCLGMILGCFEVLTFCIQRHRLQQPATLLAEPLLPGWEAVTGEGPPDS